One region of Lysobacter silvisoli genomic DNA includes:
- a CDS encoding DNA repair ATPase has protein sequence MSDTPPSPQADAATTVLDQAVAQGGAYEVLRKRLGEQGARLRAIADALNAQRLAEFGDSRMEVAGRLRIRTENNCVARDIVQVGDCLLFGYNVFIGLKKETRIEDVFSLHKLVEGAEGFEVEAVDMATSFLSQGSFPQDFRELYAYYKNTRLLQLEARDGKLLAAFQIGERLDDIRVFRWQIEADGQARYIDNRGERDIALPAPFDFEWTRATREMAVQGRHPHLNILDAVFVETVGGDLTIKVEDNTEDGLGIYREPVNDRTQSLDDAQVEFARVGSLVLLRVLPYREEQWRHLVFNTLTRKVQRIDAIGQACVQLPEDHGIVFPGGYYLQNGEYKTFDSSMDGMRFQRSVRSPNGEDVLYVFYEPQAGRSALFTYNLIQRRLQTPVYAHGHARYDDGRMVIFVAESEEATRVHPMQVWNTPFSSDEYAATKPAGNSFMGRIGNAELVRGVSDLLSLCREIDATEVSAQRYALLSQNTRRLFDIHHWLGDSHAGDAATVLREIAATSESVIDEYDKVEGIRSQSDRALREALSRHQGLLATLLPDSWQTVQEHVEALNGLSALRGHLLTIRDYRYIDVAAIDAMEAELLAAHERIGAATGAFLAGDKALLPYGERLQALDAQAQQAASVAQLAEPVAQMQAMSADLDMLSQLMATLRVDDATQRTRIVEAISAIYARLNQAKARAEQRRKGLGSAETVAQFGAQFTLFGQGVASALALARDPEQCDEQLSRLMVQLEELESQFGEHEDFLNDILAKREELLEAFETHKQALLDERQRKAQSVMDAAARILEGLGRRTARFASADELNAFFAGDPLILKLRELAERLRTLKDSVKADDVEARLKGARDQAVRALRDRSDLFEAGGEVIKLGPRHRFSVNTQELDLTLLPREDGLNLHLTGTDFLEPLRSEALDALRDYWQVSLDSESPTLYRGEYLAGLVLDAAAAGRDGLSMDALRQQLAQPEALARSVRDFAAPRYREGYEKGIHDHDAARILAALIPLADSAGSLAYAADARAFAILYWAQAGTGEDAVRWPDRARSARDIQRLFGSDAGLLALRAEVAAAMAAFAQTQPLGLDPAEHAHAAEYLVAELSAEHPQFVFSRYAQQLVKALRERLSAAHLWDGFEQTLRRLGDRLDARWSLTLNWMDALCRDPAQAALAGYAREAVALLLLDERVPHKVSEVELRASVDGLLGEHPRIAQQRLELGVDDYYARLRAHRERFLPGVQRYQALRQETLQRERDSLRLAEFKARPLSSFVRNKLINDVYLSVIGDNLAKQMGTVGEGKRSDLMGLLMMISPPGYGKTTLMEYVAHRLGLIFMKINGPALGHEVRSLDPARAPDATSRQELEKLNLALEMGNNVMLYVDDIQHTHPEFLQKFISLCDGTRRIEGVWKGRTKTYDLRGKKFCVVMAGNPYTESGEVFKIPDMLANRADIYNLGDVLGGMEDAFKLSYLENSLTSNPVLAPLATRDLADLYRFVDKAAGRPFSANELSHAYGAAEVNEIVATLERLMRVREVVYRVNQQYIASAAQAAQYRVEPAFKLQGSYRNMNKLAEKISPVMNEAELQQLIADHYLGEAQLLTAGAEENLLKLGELRGTLDAAQTERWAQIKRDFLRNKAMGASDADVGGRVVAQLADLVEGVRALDAPREAPAEPPAPPAAAPWPQILALLERAAAAQRAPAPAPERDPQALLDGLRAALEAALQPLIGRLGDGAEQQAQLQQRLVEAIAHLGERGEVATVHAQHATEQQLQLQRALSDFAERLNERTRR, from the coding sequence ATGTCGGACACTCCCCCCTCGCCGCAGGCGGACGCAGCCACCACCGTGCTAGACCAGGCCGTCGCCCAGGGCGGCGCCTACGAGGTGCTGCGCAAGCGCCTGGGCGAGCAGGGCGCGCGTTTGCGCGCGATCGCCGATGCGCTCAACGCCCAGCGTCTGGCCGAGTTCGGCGACAGCCGCATGGAAGTGGCCGGCCGCCTGCGCATCCGCACCGAGAACAACTGCGTCGCCCGCGACATCGTCCAGGTCGGCGACTGCCTGTTGTTCGGCTACAACGTCTTCATCGGGCTGAAGAAGGAAACCCGCATCGAGGACGTGTTCTCGCTGCACAAGCTGGTCGAAGGCGCCGAGGGCTTTGAGGTGGAGGCGGTCGACATGGCGACCAGCTTCCTCTCCCAGGGCAGCTTCCCGCAGGATTTCCGCGAGCTCTACGCCTATTACAAGAACACCCGCCTGCTGCAGCTGGAAGCGCGAGACGGCAAGCTGCTGGCCGCGTTCCAGATCGGCGAACGCCTGGACGACATCCGCGTGTTCCGCTGGCAGATCGAAGCCGACGGCCAGGCGCGCTACATCGACAATCGCGGCGAGCGCGACATCGCGCTGCCGGCGCCGTTCGACTTCGAGTGGACCCGCGCCACCCGCGAGATGGCGGTGCAGGGCCGCCACCCGCACCTGAACATCCTGGACGCCGTCTTCGTCGAAACCGTCGGCGGCGACCTGACCATCAAGGTCGAGGACAACACCGAAGACGGCCTGGGCATCTATCGCGAGCCGGTCAACGACCGCACCCAGTCGCTGGACGACGCCCAGGTCGAGTTCGCCCGCGTCGGCAGCCTGGTGCTGCTGCGCGTGCTGCCCTACCGCGAGGAGCAGTGGCGGCACCTGGTGTTCAACACCCTGACCCGCAAGGTCCAGCGCATCGACGCGATCGGCCAGGCCTGCGTGCAGCTGCCCGAGGACCACGGCATCGTGTTCCCCGGCGGCTACTACCTGCAGAACGGCGAGTACAAGACCTTCGATTCGTCCATGGACGGCATGCGCTTCCAGCGCAGCGTGCGTTCGCCCAACGGCGAGGACGTGCTGTACGTGTTCTACGAGCCGCAGGCCGGGCGCTCGGCGCTGTTCACCTACAACCTGATCCAGCGCCGCCTGCAGACGCCGGTGTACGCGCACGGCCACGCCCGCTACGACGACGGCCGCATGGTGATCTTCGTCGCCGAAAGCGAGGAGGCCACCCGCGTCCACCCCATGCAGGTGTGGAACACGCCGTTCTCCAGCGACGAATACGCCGCCACCAAGCCCGCCGGCAACAGCTTCATGGGCCGCATCGGCAACGCCGAGCTGGTGCGCGGCGTGTCCGACCTGCTCAGCCTGTGCCGCGAGATCGACGCCACCGAGGTCTCGGCCCAGCGCTATGCGTTGCTGAGCCAGAACACCCGCCGCCTGTTCGACATCCATCACTGGCTGGGCGACAGCCATGCCGGCGATGCCGCCACGGTGCTGCGCGAGATCGCCGCCACCAGCGAGTCGGTGATCGACGAGTACGACAAGGTCGAGGGCATCCGCAGCCAATCCGACCGCGCCTTGCGCGAGGCGCTGAGCCGGCACCAGGGCCTGCTCGCGACCCTGCTGCCCGATAGCTGGCAGACCGTGCAGGAACACGTGGAGGCGCTCAACGGCCTGTCCGCGCTGCGCGGCCACCTGCTGACCATCCGCGACTACCGCTACATCGACGTGGCCGCCATCGACGCGATGGAGGCCGAGTTGCTGGCCGCGCACGAACGCATCGGCGCGGCCACCGGCGCGTTCCTGGCCGGCGACAAGGCCCTGCTGCCCTACGGCGAGCGCCTGCAGGCGCTGGACGCGCAGGCACAGCAGGCCGCCAGCGTGGCCCAGCTGGCCGAGCCGGTGGCGCAGATGCAGGCCATGTCGGCCGACCTGGACATGCTGTCGCAGCTGATGGCCACGCTGCGGGTGGACGACGCGACCCAGCGCACCCGGATCGTCGAAGCGATCTCGGCGATCTACGCCCGCCTTAACCAGGCCAAGGCGCGCGCCGAGCAGCGGCGCAAGGGCCTGGGCTCGGCCGAGACCGTGGCCCAGTTCGGCGCCCAGTTCACTTTGTTCGGCCAGGGCGTGGCCAGCGCCTTGGCGCTGGCGCGCGATCCGGAGCAGTGCGACGAGCAGCTCTCGCGGCTGATGGTGCAGCTGGAGGAACTGGAGAGCCAGTTCGGCGAGCACGAGGACTTCCTCAACGACATCCTGGCCAAGCGCGAGGAATTGCTCGAGGCCTTCGAGACCCACAAGCAGGCGCTGCTGGACGAGCGCCAGCGCAAGGCGCAGTCGGTGATGGACGCGGCCGCGCGCATCCTGGAAGGCCTGGGCCGGCGCACCGCGCGCTTCGCCAGCGCCGACGAACTCAACGCCTTCTTCGCCGGCGACCCGCTGATCCTCAAGCTGCGCGAATTGGCCGAACGGCTGCGCACGCTCAAGGACAGCGTCAAGGCCGACGACGTCGAGGCCCGGCTCAAGGGCGCGCGCGACCAGGCGGTGCGCGCGCTGCGCGACCGCAGCGACCTGTTCGAGGCCGGCGGCGAAGTGATCAAGCTCGGCCCGCGCCACCGCTTCAGCGTCAACACCCAGGAACTGGACCTGACCCTGTTGCCGCGCGAGGACGGCCTGAACCTGCACCTGACCGGCACCGACTTCCTCGAGCCGCTGCGCAGCGAGGCGCTGGATGCGCTGCGCGACTACTGGCAGGTGAGCCTGGATTCGGAATCGCCCACGCTGTACCGCGGCGAGTACCTGGCCGGCCTGGTGCTGGACGCGGCCGCCGCCGGCCGCGACGGCCTGAGCATGGACGCGCTGCGCCAGCAGCTGGCCCAGCCCGAGGCGCTGGCGCGCAGCGTGCGCGATTTCGCAGCGCCGCGTTACCGCGAGGGCTACGAGAAGGGCATCCACGACCACGACGCCGCGCGCATCCTGGCCGCGTTGATCCCGCTGGCCGACAGCGCCGGCAGCCTGGCCTACGCCGCCGACGCGCGCGCCTTCGCCATCCTGTACTGGGCCCAGGCCGGCACCGGCGAGGACGCCGTGCGCTGGCCCGACCGCGCACGCAGCGCGCGCGACATCCAGCGCCTGTTCGGCAGCGACGCCGGCCTGCTCGCGCTGCGCGCGGAAGTGGCCGCGGCCATGGCCGCTTTCGCCCAGACCCAACCGCTGGGCCTGGACCCGGCCGAGCACGCGCACGCCGCCGAATACCTGGTGGCCGAGTTGTCGGCCGAGCATCCGCAGTTCGTGTTCAGCCGCTATGCCCAGCAGCTGGTCAAGGCGCTGCGCGAACGCCTGAGCGCGGCGCACCTGTGGGACGGCTTCGAGCAGACCCTGCGCCGCCTGGGCGATCGCCTGGACGCGCGCTGGTCGTTGACGCTGAACTGGATGGACGCGCTGTGCCGCGACCCGGCCCAGGCCGCGCTCGCCGGCTACGCGCGCGAGGCCGTGGCCTTGCTATTGCTGGACGAGCGCGTGCCGCACAAGGTCAGCGAAGTCGAGCTGCGCGCGAGCGTGGACGGCTTGCTGGGCGAGCACCCGCGCATCGCCCAGCAGCGCCTGGAACTGGGCGTGGACGATTACTACGCGCGGCTGCGCGCGCACCGCGAACGCTTCCTGCCCGGCGTGCAGCGCTACCAGGCGCTGCGCCAGGAAACCCTGCAGCGCGAGCGCGACAGCCTGCGCCTGGCCGAGTTCAAGGCGCGGCCGCTGAGTTCGTTCGTGCGCAACAAGCTCATCAACGACGTCTACCTGTCGGTGATCGGCGACAACCTGGCCAAGCAGATGGGCACGGTCGGCGAGGGCAAGCGCAGCGACCTCATGGGCCTGCTGATGATGATCTCGCCGCCGGGCTACGGCAAAACCACGCTGATGGAATACGTGGCCCACCGCCTGGGCCTGATCTTCATGAAGATCAACGGTCCGGCCCTGGGCCACGAAGTGCGCTCGCTGGATCCGGCGCGCGCGCCCGACGCCACTTCGCGCCAGGAGCTGGAGAAGCTCAACCTGGCCCTGGAGATGGGCAACAACGTGATGCTGTACGTGGACGACATCCAGCACACGCATCCGGAGTTCCTGCAGAAATTCATCTCGCTGTGCGACGGCACCCGCCGCATCGAGGGCGTGTGGAAGGGCCGCACCAAGACCTACGACCTGCGCGGCAAGAAGTTCTGCGTGGTCATGGCCGGCAACCCGTACACCGAGTCCGGCGAGGTGTTCAAGATTCCGGACATGCTGGCCAACCGCGCCGACATCTACAACCTGGGCGACGTGCTCGGCGGCATGGAGGACGCGTTCAAGCTCAGCTACCTGGAAAACTCGCTGACCTCCAACCCGGTGCTGGCGCCGCTGGCCACGCGCGATCTGGCCGACCTGTACCGCTTCGTCGACAAGGCGGCCGGCCGCCCGTTCTCGGCCAACGAACTCAGCCACGCCTACGGCGCGGCCGAGGTCAACGAGATCGTCGCCACCCTGGAGCGGCTGATGCGCGTGCGCGAGGTCGTGTACCGGGTCAACCAGCAGTACATCGCCAGCGCCGCGCAGGCCGCGCAGTACCGGGTGGAGCCGGCGTTCAAGCTGCAGGGCAGCTACCGCAACATGAACAAGCTGGCCGAGAAGATCTCGCCGGTGATGAACGAGGCCGAACTGCAGCAGCTGATCGCCGACCACTACCTGGGCGAGGCGCAGCTGCTGACCGCCGGCGCCGAGGAGAACCTGCTCAAGCTGGGCGAGCTGCGCGGCACCCTGGACGCGGCGCAGACCGAACGCTGGGCGCAGATCAAGCGCGACTTCCTGCGCAACAAGGCCATGGGCGCGTCCGATGCCGACGTCGGCGGCCGCGTGGTCGCGCAGCTGGCCGACCTGGTCGAAGGCGTGCGCGCGCTGGATGCACCGCGTGAGGCGCCCGCTGAGCCGCCCGCGCCGCCGGCCGCAGCGCCGTGGCCGCAGATCCTGGCGTTGCTGGAACGCGCCGCGGCCGCGCAACGCGCGCCTGCGCCTGCGCCCGAGCGCGATCCGCAAGCCCTGCTCGACGGCCTGCGTGCGGCCTTGGAGGCCGCGCTGCAGCCGCTGATCGGGCGCCTGGGCGACGGCGCCGAACAGCAGGCGCAGTTGCAGCAACGCCTGGTCGAGGCGATCGCCCACCTGGGCGAACGCGGCGAGGTCGCGACCGTGCATGCGCAGCACGCCACCGAGCAGCAGCTGCAACTGCAGCGCGCGCTGTCGGACTTCGCCGAACGCCTCAACGAACGCACCCGCCGCTGA
- a CDS encoding phospholipase D-like domain-containing protein has product MSIGIDYAQLDRTLRESAADRRLDNDEKFELRELGARLDPDRVRYLRNRAFDMARELLGERPEQSLDALRWLEQVVKTLDVVGAVPTVESSAHFTPGDDCLRALRGLCASAKRSADICVYTVSDDRLTEAILACHRRGVAVRVLTDNDKRHDDGSDIEHLRAQGVAVRIDDSPFHMHHKFALFDGRILANGSFNWTRSASTSNEENLVITDDPRLARSFAGQFQALWDKFAPGTQVPGY; this is encoded by the coding sequence ATGAGCATCGGTATCGATTACGCGCAACTCGACCGCACCCTGCGCGAAAGCGCGGCCGACCGGCGCCTGGACAACGACGAGAAGTTCGAGCTGCGCGAACTGGGCGCGCGCCTGGACCCGGACCGGGTGCGCTACCTGCGCAATCGCGCCTTCGACATGGCGCGCGAACTGCTGGGCGAGCGCCCGGAGCAGTCGCTGGATGCGCTGCGCTGGCTGGAGCAGGTGGTCAAGACCCTGGACGTGGTCGGCGCGGTGCCGACGGTGGAATCCAGCGCCCACTTCACCCCCGGCGACGACTGCCTGCGCGCCCTGCGCGGACTGTGCGCCAGCGCCAAGCGCAGCGCCGACATCTGCGTCTACACCGTTTCCGACGACCGCCTGACCGAGGCCATCCTGGCCTGCCACCGCCGCGGCGTGGCGGTGCGCGTGCTCACCGACAACGACAAGCGCCACGACGACGGCAGCGACATCGAGCACCTGCGCGCGCAGGGCGTGGCCGTGCGCATCGACGACAGCCCCTTCCACATGCACCACAAGTTCGCCCTGTTCGACGGCCGCATCCTGGCCAACGGCAGCTTCAACTGGACCCGCAGCGCCAGCACCAGCAACGAAGAGAACCTGGTGATCACCGACGATCCGCGCCTGGCGCGCAGCTTTGCCGGGCAGTTCCAGGCGCTGTGGGACAAGTTCGCGCCGGGGACGCAGGTGCCGGGGTATTAG